From the Solanum pennellii chromosome 4, SPENNV200 genome, one window contains:
- the LOC107015597 gene encoding ribosome biogenesis protein BRX1 homolog 1-like, with the protein MGKKRKHTETEAAAIEETAIERPKRTLLGFKDGSTEENKETSVVTFRNKEKVLVTCSRRISYRYRHLMLNLVSLLPHCKKDNKVESKDSKGATLNELVELKSCSSCLFFECRKGKDLYLWMAKCPNGPSVKFLVNAVHTMEELKLTGNHLKGSRPILTFSSNFDKQPHWKLLKEMFIQIFGTPKDHRKSKPFYDHVIVFSILDDHVWFRNYQISCPHNGATQKIDRGDLEKMTLVEVGPRFCLNPIKIFGGSFGGPTLYENPFYVAPNQIRSLEKKQKAGKYAKKVKAKTRRKIHQLSNPMEVDEFADMWKE; encoded by the exons ATGGGAAAGAAGCGGAAGCACACAGAAACAGAGGCTGCGGCCATAGAAGAAACTGCAATAGAAAGGCCTAAGAGAACTCTTTTAGGTTTTAAAGATGGTTCTACTGAAGAAAACAAAGAGACTTCAGTAGTTACTTTTAGAAATAAAGAGAAAGTTTTGGTGACTTGTTCTCGTCGTATTAGTTACAG GTATCGGCATTTAATGTTGAATTTGGTGTCCCTTTTGCCTCACTGTAAGAAGGATAACAAAGTGGAGTCTAAAGATTCTAAAGGTGCAACGTTGAATGAGCTAGTTGAGTTGAAGAGCTGTTCCTCCTGTTTGTTCTTTGAG TGCCGGAAGGGAAAAGACCTCTATCTTTGGATGGCGAAATGCCCCAATGGTCCATCCGTGAAGTTTTTAGTCAATGCAG TGCACACAATGGAAGAATTAAAACTGACTGGAAATCACTTGAAGGGTTCACGTCCTATTTTGACTTTCTCAAGCAATTTCGATAAACAGCCTCACTGGAAGCTTTTGAAAGAAATGTTCATACAG ATTTTTGGAACCCCAAAGGATCACCGGAAATCTAAACCTTTCTATGATCATGTAATTGTGTTTTCAATTCTTGATGACCACGTGTGGTTCCGTAATTACCAG ATATCTTGTCCTCATAATGGAGCAACACAGAAAATAGACCGTGGGGACCTGGAAAAGATGACACTTGTTGAG GTTGGTCCAAGGTTTTGCTTGAATCCAATTAAGATCTTTGGTGGTAGCTTTGGTGGCCCTACTCTTTATGAGAACCCATTTTATGTTGCACCCAATCAG ATCCGATCACTAGAGAAAAAACAGAAGGCTGGCAAATATGCAAAGAAAGTCAAAGCAAAGACCAGGAGAAAGATACATCAATTGTCTAATCCTATGGAGGTGGATGAATTTGCCGATATGTGGAAGGAGTGA
- the LOC107016478 gene encoding LOW QUALITY PROTEIN: uncharacterized protein LOC107016478 (The sequence of the model RefSeq protein was modified relative to this genomic sequence to represent the inferred CDS: inserted 1 base in 1 codon; substituted 1 base at 1 genomic stop codon), translated as MKASNINKSGMFRIRAFNRKHTCPLKDGVYSQRHVTSNLIGGIVKPKFLDHKRKXTPADIKXDVKIDLGVDVNYMLAWRAREKALKSLRGTPAESYAKLPAYLYMMDITYPESHIRMKKSINNEFLYLFVALNTFIQGFMHCRAVVVVDGSHLRGPYNGTFVAASTTDGAVSDRNESIIKVVTNVYTNVPHYACMWHLWNNVQKKFRKSHEKLSSVFYTMAKACTKNEFDMLMDTIEKEDIRVKEYLELAGYEKWALCYAQVHRGWHMTSNIAESINAALVLARELPIFEFLEEVRLLFERWNHDYKKEATCTFTSLIGKYHDILADDEAISTRMTVVPSTEYVHNVNDDGRYFVVCQRKKFTHVEDFSTRKYLVNMLGPY; from the exons ATGAAGGCCTCTAATATCAACAAATCTGGAATGTTCAGAATTCGAGCATTCAACAGAAAGCATACATGTCCTTTAAAAGATGGAGTTTATTCGCAACGACATGTAACTAGCAATTTGATTGGAGGGATTGTGAAACCTAAATTTCTAGATCATAAGCGTAAATAGACACCAGCTGATATAA AAGATGTTAAGATTGATCTTGGAGTTGATGTTAACTATATGTTGGCTTGGAGGGCCAGGGAGAAAGCGTTGAAATCTTTGAGGGGTACACCAGCTGAATCATATGCAAAGTTACCTGCGTATTTGTATATGATGGATATCACTTACCCGGAGTCTCATATACGTATGAAAAAGAGTATAAATAATGAGTTCTTGTATCTATTTGTTGCATTGAATACATTTATACAAGGATTTATGCATTGTAGAGCAGTAGTCGTGGTGGATGGTAGTCATCTGAGAGGTCCATATAATGGGACATTTGTTGCAGCAAGCACGACAGATGGCgcag TGTCTGATAGAAATGAGAGCATTATAAAAGTTGTTACAAATGTATACACTAATGTACCACACTATGCGTGTATGTGGCACTTATGGAATAATGTTCAGAAAAAGTTTAGAAAATCTCATGAGAAGTTATCTAGTGTATTCTATACAATGGCAAAAGCTTGCACGAAGAATGAATTTGATATGTTAATGGATACTATAGAAAAGGAAGATATAAGAGTGAAAGAGTATTTGGAGTTAGCTGGATATGAAAAATGGGCTCTGTGTTATGCACAAGTACATAGAGGATGGCACATGACATCAAATATTGCTGAGAGTATAAATGCTGCACTTGTTTTAGCGAGAGAATTGCCTATTTTTGAATTTCTAGAAGAGGTAAGGCTATTATTTGAAAGGTGGAATCATGACTACAAGAAGGAGGCGACCTGCACATTTACATCATTGATTGGAAAATACCATGACATACTAGCAGACGATGAAGCAATCAGCACAAGAATGACG GTTGTACCGTCAACGGAATATGTGCACAATGTTAATGATGATGGAAGATATTTTGTAGTCTGTCAAAGGAAAAAATTTACACATGTGGAAGATTTCAGTACGAGGAAATACCTTGTGAACATGCTTGGGCCGTATTGA